In Tenuifilum sp. 4138str, a single window of DNA contains:
- the thiC gene encoding phosphomethylpyrimidine synthase ThiC — protein sequence MTTQLQYANRGIITPEMEQAALHDGVSPNWLCSQIAAGRCVIPKNRNRNIKARAIGDGLSTKINANIGTSGKHCSLKEELEKLKIATKYGADSIMDLSTGGNLYLNLSEILKHSQVMVGTVPIYTVVARKGELGQTDNFVFDPDELFAEIETQAKMGVDFMTLHCAVTTKSIRYFDVFERTTGIVSRGGSLVYRYIKTTGKENPLYEHYDKILEVCKKFDVTISLGDGLRPGSGTDANDPMQIDELLIQGELVQRARNKGVQVMVEGPGHMPLTQIEMNMKLMKRICDGAPLYVLGPLTTDAAAGYDHIAGAIGGAIAASCGANFLCYVTPAEHLCLPSIDDVKQGVIASRIAAHSADVAKGLPLAVLNDLKLSQARFNLDWEKMFDYMLEPELARKRKNESESNTDDYCTMCGELCAMKTFRETPN from the coding sequence ATGACCACGCAACTACAATATGCCAATAGAGGTATTATTACCCCTGAAATGGAACAAGCTGCGCTACACGATGGAGTATCACCGAACTGGCTTTGCTCTCAAATAGCTGCAGGCAGATGTGTAATTCCAAAAAACAGAAATCGAAATATCAAGGCCAGAGCAATTGGCGATGGCTTGTCGACAAAAATCAACGCAAATATTGGGACATCGGGTAAACACTGTTCTTTAAAAGAGGAACTTGAAAAACTAAAAATTGCGACTAAATACGGAGCCGATTCCATAATGGATCTTTCAACTGGGGGGAACTTATATTTAAATCTCTCTGAAATTCTAAAGCACTCACAGGTAATGGTTGGAACCGTACCAATTTACACTGTGGTTGCCCGAAAAGGAGAACTTGGGCAAACCGATAATTTTGTTTTTGACCCCGATGAACTATTTGCTGAAATTGAAACCCAAGCAAAAATGGGTGTAGATTTTATGACCCTACACTGTGCAGTTACAACAAAATCCATTAGATATTTCGATGTTTTTGAACGCACTACAGGAATCGTAAGTCGTGGAGGTTCACTTGTTTACAGGTACATTAAAACAACGGGTAAAGAGAACCCTTTATACGAACACTACGATAAAATCCTTGAAGTATGCAAAAAATTTGATGTTACCATAAGCCTAGGCGATGGTCTTAGACCGGGCAGTGGAACCGATGCGAATGACCCTATGCAAATTGATGAACTTCTCATTCAAGGCGAGCTTGTGCAAAGAGCTAGGAATAAAGGTGTTCAGGTAATGGTTGAAGGACCGGGTCATATGCCGCTTACGCAAATTGAAATGAACATGAAGCTTATGAAACGCATTTGCGATGGGGCACCACTTTACGTTTTGGGTCCACTCACCACCGACGCAGCAGCTGGTTACGACCACATTGCAGGAGCTATAGGTGGGGCAATAGCAGCCAGCTGTGGAGCAAACTTTCTATGCTATGTAACCCCTGCTGAACACCTCTGCCTACCAAGCATCGATGATGTTAAGCAAGGTGTAATTGCAAGTCGCATTGCAGCACACTCAGCCGATGTGGCTAAAGGGCTACCACTAGCCGTACTAAACGACCTAAAACTCTCGCAGGCAAGGTTTAACCTGGACTGGGAGAAGATGTTCGACTACATGCTAGAACCCGAACTTGCTCGTAAAAGAAAAAATGAGTCTGAGAGCAATACCGATGATTACTGCACCATGTGTGGTGAGCTATGCGCTATGAAAACATTCAGAGAAACCCCTAACTAA